A window of Castanea sativa cultivar Marrone di Chiusa Pesio chromosome 1, ASM4071231v1 contains these coding sequences:
- the LOC142622031 gene encoding putative caffeoyl-CoA O-methyltransferase At4g26220 has translation MENKKKQGNLAKHLILQTEELYEYILATSVYPREPEPLKELRKATATQPLAYFGTSPDAGQLIAMFLKIVNAKKTIEIGVFTGYSLLLTALTIPDDGKITAIDVDRTKYEIGLPIIQKAGVEHKINFIESRALPFLDELLQDPKNEGSFDFAFVDADKVNYWNYHERMMKLVKVGGIIIYDNTLWGGYVALPEEDVPEKKRASRQSTIEFNNSISSDSRVEISHASVGDGVLICRRIC, from the exons ATGgagaacaaaaaaaagcaaGGAAATCTGGCAAAGCATTTAATTTTGCAGACTGAGGAGTTATATGAG TACATTCTGGCCACTAGTGTGTACCCACGAGAACCAGAGCCTCTTAAGGAGTTGAGGAAAGCTACTGCAACCCAACCATT GGCATACTTTGGTACATCACCAGATGCAGGTCAGCTAATTGCCATGTTCTTGAAGATAGTGAATGCAAAGAAGACAATTGAAATTGGGGTTTTTACAGGATACTCTCTTCTCCTCACGGCCCTTACAATTCCTGATGATGGCAAG ATTACAGCCATAGATGTTGATCGAACAAAATATGAGATAGGATTGCCAATTATACAAAAAGCGGGGGTTGAGCACAAAATTAACTTTATCGAGTCAAGAGCTTTACCATTTCTTGATGAACTGCTACAAGAT CCAAAGAATGAAGGGAGTTTTGACTTTGCTTTTGTTGATGCTGACAAAGTTAATTATTGGAATTACCATGAGAGGATGATGAAATTGGTTAAGGTTGGAGGGATAATTATCTATGATAACACACTGTGGGGAGGATATGTTGCTTTACCTGAAGAGGATGttccagaaaagaaaagagcttCGAGGCAGTCTACCATTGAGTTTAATAACTCCATTTCTTCTGACTCACGTGTTGAAATATCTCATGCTTCAGTGGGTGATGGCGTTCTGATCTGCAGGCGAATTTGCTAA